From Pseudomonas sp. G.S.17, the proteins below share one genomic window:
- the purC gene encoding phosphoribosylaminoimidazolesuccinocarboxamide synthase, giving the protein MEKREELYRGKAKSVYTTDDADRLILLFRNDTSAFDGKRIEQLDRKGMVNNKFNAFIMQKLEEAGVPTQFDKLLGDNECLVKKLDMIPVECVVRNYAAGSLVKRLGIEEGTKLNPHTFELFLKNDAMGDPFINESHVVAFGWGTAEQLVRMKELSLKVNEVLNKLFDDAGLLLVDFKLEFGVFHGEIVLGDEFSPDGCRLWDKETRKKMDKDRFRQGLGDVIEAYEEVANRLGVPL; this is encoded by the coding sequence ATGGAAAAACGTGAAGAACTCTACCGCGGCAAAGCCAAATCGGTGTACACCACCGACGACGCTGACCGCTTGATCCTGCTGTTTCGCAACGACACTTCGGCGTTCGACGGCAAGCGCATCGAACAGCTGGACCGTAAAGGCATGGTGAACAACAAGTTCAACGCCTTCATCATGCAGAAGCTCGAAGAAGCGGGCGTTCCGACCCAGTTCGACAAGCTGCTGGGCGACAATGAATGCCTGGTCAAGAAACTCGACATGATCCCGGTCGAATGCGTCGTGCGTAACTACGCCGCCGGCAGCCTGGTCAAGCGTCTGGGTATCGAAGAGGGCACCAAGCTCAATCCCCACACCTTCGAACTGTTCCTGAAGAACGACGCCATGGGCGACCCGTTCATCAACGAATCCCACGTTGTGGCGTTCGGCTGGGGCACCGCCGAGCAACTGGTTCGCATGAAAGAACTGTCGCTCAAGGTCAACGAAGTGCTCAACAAGCTGTTCGACGACGCTGGCCTGTTGCTGGTGGACTTCAAGCTCGAATTCGGTGTATTCCACGGCGAAATCGTCCTGGGCGACGAATTCAGCCCTGACGGCTGCCGCCTGTGGGACAAGGAAACCCGCAAAAAGATGGACAAGGACCGCTTCCGCCAGGGCCTCGGTGACGTTATCGAAGCCTATGAAGAAGTCGCCAACCGTCTGGGCGTTCCGCTTTAA
- a CDS encoding addiction module antidote protein, which yields MTTTLVPFDMTAILDSDEAINEYLTQVLADGDTDELIRAVGHVAKARGMAQIAKDSGLGRASLYKALAPGAKPRFDTIIKVMRAMGVELHARTTRHS from the coding sequence ATGACCACCACTCTGGTGCCGTTTGATATGACGGCAATCCTCGATAGCGACGAGGCAATCAACGAGTACCTTACCCAAGTCCTTGCTGACGGCGACACCGACGAACTGATCCGAGCTGTTGGGCATGTAGCCAAAGCCCGTGGGATGGCACAAATTGCCAAGGACTCGGGCTTGGGTCGAGCTAGCCTGTACAAGGCACTGGCTCCGGGTGCGAAGCCACGCTTTGACACCATAATCAAAGTGATGCGTGCGATGGGCGTAGAGTTGCACGCCAGGACAACCCGTCATTCGTAA
- a CDS encoding HAD-IA family hydrolase → MLDQKRFSAFLFDMDGTLLNSIIAAERVWTIWAQRHDLDVAAFLPTIHGVRSVDTIRRLNLPGLDPIAEAEGISQAEIEDVDGVVSVAGAACFLASLPAQRWAIVTSAPRALAQARLKAAGLELPVNLITAEDVSQGKPAPDCFLLAAKRLGVDIKDCLVFEDAPAGIAAAEAAGASVVVITATHEHGITTAHATLASYEGLKAVVNAQGLGLLRG, encoded by the coding sequence ATGCTCGATCAAAAACGCTTTTCAGCTTTCCTGTTCGACATGGACGGCACCCTCCTCAACTCGATCATCGCAGCCGAGCGGGTCTGGACGATTTGGGCGCAGCGGCACGATCTGGACGTTGCGGCGTTCTTGCCGACCATTCATGGCGTGCGCAGCGTCGACACCATTCGCCGCCTGAACCTGCCGGGACTCGATCCGATCGCTGAGGCCGAGGGCATTTCCCAAGCCGAAATCGAGGACGTGGACGGTGTCGTCTCCGTTGCTGGCGCGGCTTGCTTCCTCGCTTCGCTGCCTGCGCAACGCTGGGCCATCGTCACCTCTGCTCCACGCGCCCTGGCCCAAGCACGCCTGAAAGCCGCAGGCCTGGAATTACCCGTCAACCTGATCACCGCCGAAGACGTCAGCCAAGGCAAACCCGCACCGGATTGCTTCCTGCTCGCCGCCAAACGGCTGGGCGTAGATATCAAGGATTGTCTGGTCTTCGAAGACGCGCCAGCCGGGATTGCGGCAGCAGAAGCGGCAGGCGCAAGTGTGGTGGTGATTACCGCGACGCATGAACATGGGATCACGACGGCACATGCGACGCTGGCGAGTTATGAAGGGCTCAAGGCAGTGGTTAACGCGCAGGGTCTAGGATTGTTGCGGGGCTGA
- a CDS encoding addiction module antidote protein, with the protein MSQLTPFQASAYLSDEETIHEFLTAALEDENPDVFLQALTEAAKAHGMSRLARETGLGRESLYKALAPGAKPRYDTVLKVLNALGIKLIAQRP; encoded by the coding sequence ATGAGCCAACTAACCCCATTCCAAGCGTCTGCCTACCTGAGTGATGAAGAAACCATTCACGAGTTTCTGACTGCGGCACTTGAGGACGAAAACCCCGATGTATTCCTGCAGGCCTTGACCGAAGCGGCTAAAGCACATGGAATGAGCCGCTTGGCGCGCGAAACCGGCCTGGGTCGGGAGAGCTTGTACAAAGCCCTGGCCCCCGGTGCCAAACCCCGCTATGACACAGTGCTAAAGGTGCTCAACGCGCTGGGGATCAAGTTGATCGCTCAACGGCCTTAG
- a CDS encoding NAD-dependent malic enzyme, translated as MTKTSRPLYISYAGPSLLEMPLLNKGSAFTPQERVEFNLIGLLPQNVETIEEQVARVFSQYNQCASDLDKHIYLRSIQDNNETLFFRLLDSHLDEMLPIIYTPTVGQACQEFSKIYRTHRGLFISYPERDRIDDILRSATKDRIKIIVVTDSERILGLGDQGIGGMGIPIGKLSLYTACGGISPAYTLPIVLDVGTNNQELLDDPMYMGWRHKRVTGKEYEDFVALFIEAVQRRWPDVLLQFEDFAQTNAMPLLEKYRDELCCFNDDIQGTASVAVGTLLAASKAKNETLGQQRVVFLGAGSAGCGIAEHIIAAMVIEGLSEAEARKRVMMVDRFGLLTDSMDNLLDFQKNLAQKAGDIAGWSSGDGYPELLDVVSNGKPTVLIGVSGQRGLFTEQIIREMHKHCAKPLVMPLSNPTSKVEVTPQEVLTWTNGDALVATGSPFAPVTVGDRTFHIAQCNNSYIFPGIGLGVIACKATRITDKMLMAASNALAECSPMVTGKGDAVLPPLKEIQEVSRKIALAVAKQAQADGVALDTTEEMLVEAIQRNFWMPNYRSYRRSAV; from the coding sequence ATGACCAAGACTTCGCGACCTTTATATATTTCCTATGCTGGCCCTTCGCTGCTGGAAATGCCCCTGCTGAATAAGGGCAGTGCTTTTACCCCGCAAGAGCGGGTCGAGTTCAATCTGATCGGGCTGCTGCCGCAGAACGTCGAGACCATCGAAGAGCAAGTCGCACGGGTATTCAGCCAGTACAACCAGTGCGCGAGCGATCTGGACAAGCACATCTACCTGCGTTCGATCCAGGACAACAACGAGACGTTGTTCTTCCGCCTGCTGGATTCGCACCTGGATGAAATGCTGCCGATCATCTACACGCCGACGGTTGGCCAGGCGTGTCAGGAATTCTCGAAGATTTACCGCACGCACCGGGGCCTGTTCATTTCCTACCCGGAACGCGACCGTATCGACGACATCCTGCGCAGCGCCACCAAAGACCGCATCAAGATCATCGTGGTCACCGACAGCGAGCGCATTCTGGGTCTGGGCGACCAGGGCATCGGCGGCATGGGCATTCCAATCGGTAAATTGTCGCTGTACACCGCATGCGGCGGGATCAGCCCGGCGTACACCTTGCCTATCGTGCTGGATGTCGGCACCAATAATCAGGAACTGCTCGACGACCCGATGTACATGGGTTGGCGCCACAAGCGGGTGACGGGCAAGGAATACGAAGACTTCGTCGCGCTGTTCATCGAAGCTGTGCAGCGTCGCTGGCCGGACGTCTTGCTGCAGTTCGAAGACTTCGCCCAGACCAACGCCATGCCGTTGCTGGAAAAGTATCGCGACGAGCTGTGCTGCTTCAACGACGACATCCAGGGCACCGCTTCGGTTGCCGTGGGCACGCTGCTCGCCGCCAGCAAGGCCAAGAATGAAACCCTGGGCCAGCAACGCGTGGTGTTCCTCGGTGCGGGTTCTGCCGGTTGCGGGATCGCCGAACACATCATTGCCGCGATGGTGATCGAAGGCTTGAGCGAGGCCGAGGCCCGCAAACGCGTGATGATGGTCGACCGTTTCGGCTTGTTGACCGACAGCATGGATAACCTGCTGGACTTCCAGAAGAACCTGGCCCAAAAGGCCGGCGACATCGCTGGCTGGTCAAGTGGCGATGGCTATCCGGAATTGCTGGACGTGGTCAGCAATGGCAAGCCGACTGTGCTGATCGGTGTATCCGGCCAGCGTGGCCTGTTCACCGAGCAAATCATTCGTGAAATGCACAAGCACTGCGCCAAGCCTTTGGTCATGCCGCTGTCCAACCCGACGTCAAAAGTGGAAGTGACCCCGCAGGAAGTCCTGACCTGGACCAATGGCGATGCATTGGTGGCAACCGGTAGTCCGTTTGCTCCGGTGACTGTAGGCGATCGCACGTTCCATATCGCGCAGTGCAACAACTCCTACATCTTCCCCGGCATTGGCCTGGGTGTGATTGCGTGCAAAGCCACGCGTATCACCGACAAGATGCTGATGGCTGCGTCCAACGCGCTGGCTGAATGCTCGCCAATGGTCACTGGCAAGGGTGATGCGGTATTGCCGCCGCTCAAAGAGATCCAGGAAGTCAGCCGCAAGATCGCTCTGGCGGTTGCCAAGCAGGCTCAGGCCGATGGCGTGGCGCTGGATACTACCGAAGAGATGTTGGTCGAGGCGATCCAGCGTAACTTCTGGATGCCGAACTATCGGTCGTATCGTCGCAGCGCTGTTTAA
- a CDS encoding phosphoethanolamine--lipid A transferase translates to MLKVKAMRPELVTLLASSFLLLAFNVTLWKHLFAITASDWTGIAMRAAFGVMIFCVFNIFLTLFAFKRILKPVLILLFFISAGVAYFMGEYGVMIDAGMFRNFAETNATEVQGLLSVKLGLYIVFLGLLPSLLLLKTPVNYRRWYRELISKVLVSVACVAVIGGVALANYQGLSSLFRNHHELRLMVVPSNYIGASFGYLKEQAVSAQRPFLAVGEDARLAPQWAERKRKSLTVLVVGESARAENFGILGYGRDTTPNLSKEQGLIAFTDVHSCGTETAVSVPCMFSNMGRKDYSAVKAKNEEGLLDVIKRAGLNVVWRDNQSGCKGTCDRVTLQDVSNLKDPVLCASNECRDEILLQGLQSFIDNLDKDTVLVLHQMGSHGPEYFKRYPKEFEKFTPVCESNALNNCTRESIVNGYDNTLLYTDHVLSSLIDILRSNQAKVDTAMLYLSDHGESLGEYNLFLHGTPYMLAPDQQKHVPMFAWFSDAYKASFSVDTGCLQKERNAPLSQDNLFHSMLGLLEVNTKVYNPSLDMFAGCRGLPSNGVLANE, encoded by the coding sequence ATGTTGAAAGTTAAAGCCATGCGCCCCGAGCTAGTCACCTTGCTCGCCAGCAGTTTTTTATTGTTAGCGTTTAACGTGACGCTATGGAAACACTTGTTTGCGATCACCGCTTCCGACTGGACGGGAATCGCCATGCGCGCCGCCTTCGGTGTGATGATTTTCTGTGTGTTCAATATTTTTCTGACCCTTTTTGCATTCAAGCGAATATTGAAGCCTGTTCTGATCCTGTTGTTCTTTATCAGTGCTGGCGTTGCTTACTTTATGGGTGAGTACGGCGTCATGATTGACGCCGGGATGTTTCGTAATTTTGCGGAAACGAATGCCACTGAAGTACAAGGCCTGTTATCTGTAAAGTTAGGCCTCTATATTGTATTTCTCGGCTTGCTGCCATCGTTGTTATTGCTCAAGACCCCAGTTAATTATCGCCGCTGGTACCGGGAACTGATCAGCAAGGTATTGGTGAGTGTGGCGTGTGTGGCGGTGATTGGCGGTGTCGCTCTGGCCAATTACCAAGGGTTGTCGTCATTGTTTCGTAACCACCATGAGCTGCGCTTGATGGTAGTGCCGAGTAATTATATCGGCGCATCGTTCGGCTATCTTAAAGAACAGGCGGTTTCGGCCCAGCGACCATTCCTGGCCGTTGGCGAAGATGCCAGGCTCGCGCCGCAGTGGGCGGAGCGCAAACGCAAATCATTGACCGTGTTAGTTGTGGGTGAAAGCGCGCGTGCCGAGAACTTCGGCATCCTTGGCTATGGCCGTGACACCACGCCCAACCTGAGCAAGGAACAAGGCCTGATCGCTTTTACCGACGTGCATTCTTGCGGCACCGAGACTGCGGTTTCCGTCCCGTGCATGTTTTCCAACATGGGCCGCAAGGATTACAGCGCGGTCAAGGCGAAAAACGAGGAGGGGCTGCTGGACGTCATCAAGCGTGCGGGTCTGAATGTGGTCTGGCGTGATAACCAGTCCGGCTGCAAGGGTACCTGTGATCGGGTGACCTTGCAGGATGTCAGCAACCTCAAGGACCCGGTGTTGTGCGCGAGTAACGAATGCCGGGACGAAATCCTGCTTCAGGGCCTGCAAAGCTTCATCGATAACCTGGATAAGGACACCGTTCTGGTATTGCACCAGATGGGCAGTCATGGCCCGGAATACTTCAAGCGCTATCCCAAGGAATTCGAGAAGTTTACCCCGGTGTGTGAAAGTAACGCGCTGAATAATTGCACTCGCGAAAGTATCGTCAATGGCTATGACAATACCTTGCTGTATACCGATCACGTGCTGTCGAGCCTTATTGATATCTTGCGTAGTAATCAGGCCAAGGTCGATACAGCGATGCTGTATCTGTCGGACCATGGTGAGTCGCTGGGTGAGTACAATCTGTTCCTGCATGGCACGCCTTATATGTTGGCGCCGGATCAGCAGAAGCATGTTCCAATGTTTGCCTGGTTTTCCGATGCCTATAAAGCGTCTTTTTCGGTTGACACCGGTTGCCTGCAAAAAGAGCGTAATGCACCGCTGAGTCAGGACAATCTGTTTCACTCCATGCTCGGTTTACTGGAGGTCAATACCAAGGTCTACAACCCGAGCCTGGATATGTTTGCCGGCTGCCGTGGGTTACCCAGCAATGGCGTCCTGGCAAATGAATAA
- a CDS encoding class I SAM-dependent methyltransferase: MNNMGEKPRPGFVRRFSLWRDEQLARHALKAAGEPGLVLDLPSGTGKFWSVLAEHSNRVILAGDQSADKLALAENHCPTAVLKRIKTFQTSAFSIDLNDNAVDCIFCMRLFHHIADSEERSEILREFYRVSRDTVIVALWVDGNIRSWRRKRMQTQRDSCGLPAARRSRFVVGRTAIKGEFEASGFRILRYYDFLPGYAMWRVYVLRKINQ, translated from the coding sequence ATGAATAACATGGGCGAGAAACCCCGACCGGGGTTCGTTCGGCGATTCAGCCTGTGGCGTGACGAGCAACTGGCGCGCCATGCATTGAAGGCGGCGGGGGAGCCGGGCCTGGTCCTCGATCTGCCAAGCGGCACGGGAAAGTTCTGGTCGGTGCTGGCCGAACACTCCAATCGCGTGATCCTCGCCGGGGATCAATCCGCGGACAAGCTGGCCCTGGCCGAGAATCACTGCCCAACAGCTGTGCTAAAGCGCATCAAGACATTTCAGACCTCAGCGTTCTCCATCGACCTCAATGACAACGCGGTGGATTGCATTTTCTGCATGCGGCTGTTCCACCATATTGCCGACAGCGAAGAACGTTCGGAGATCTTGCGCGAGTTCTACCGCGTCAGCCGCGACACCGTGATTGTTGCGTTGTGGGTCGATGGCAACATCAGGTCGTGGCGTCGCAAGCGCATGCAGACCCAACGCGATAGTTGCGGACTGCCAGCCGCGAGACGCAGCCGGTTCGTCGTAGGCAGGACCGCAATCAAGGGCGAATTCGAGGCGTCCGGCTTCAGGATCCTCCGCTATTACGACTTTCTTCCCGGGTACGCCATGTGGCGGGTGTACGTGCTGCGCAAGATCAACCAGTAA
- the rnd gene encoding ribonuclease D has product MAIDIHWIRDDASLARHCAQWQALPFVALDTEFMRVDTFYPIAALLQIGDGSCAWLIDPLLINDWRPLSALLENPDVIKVVHACSEDLEVLLRLTGSLPAPLFDTQLAAAYLNLGFSMGYSRLVQEVLNIDLPKGETRSDWLQRPLSETQISYAAEDAVHLAEVYNILRPRLSDDKYAWVLDDGAELVANLRREVDPYEVYREAKLAWKLSRAQLAVLRELCAWREHEARARNLPRNRIVREHSLWPLAKTQPDNLGALAKIDDMHPKTVRQDGEFLLDLIKRSGSVPPEQWPQALPEPLPIDAATLLKSLRALGQRYAEQLDMAPELMLRKKTLEALLKSGYPDGPYQLPESLRGWRRDLMGQALLDHLAGTGEQS; this is encoded by the coding sequence GTGGCCATCGATATTCACTGGATTCGCGACGACGCCAGCCTCGCCCGACATTGCGCTCAATGGCAGGCATTGCCTTTTGTTGCCCTCGACACTGAATTCATGCGGGTCGACACCTTTTATCCCATCGCTGCGCTGCTGCAGATCGGTGACGGTTCCTGCGCCTGGCTGATTGATCCGCTGTTGATCAATGATTGGCGCCCGCTGTCTGCGTTACTGGAAAACCCGGATGTCATCAAAGTGGTCCACGCGTGCAGCGAGGATCTGGAAGTCCTGCTGCGGCTGACTGGCAGTCTGCCAGCGCCATTGTTTGACACCCAGCTGGCGGCGGCCTATCTGAACCTGGGTTTTTCCATGGGTTATTCGCGACTGGTGCAGGAGGTGTTGAACATCGACCTGCCCAAGGGCGAAACCCGTTCTGACTGGTTGCAGCGTCCGCTGTCGGAAACCCAGATCAGCTATGCCGCAGAAGACGCCGTGCATCTGGCTGAGGTCTACAACATCCTGCGGCCGCGCCTTTCGGACGACAAGTACGCCTGGGTGCTGGACGATGGCGCCGAGCTGGTCGCCAACCTGCGCCGTGAAGTCGACCCTTACGAGGTGTACCGCGAGGCCAAACTGGCCTGGAAGCTGTCCCGCGCTCAATTGGCTGTGTTGCGTGAACTCTGTGCCTGGCGTGAACACGAGGCCCGCGCCCGTAACCTGCCGCGCAACCGCATCGTGCGTGAACACTCGCTGTGGCCGCTGGCCAAGACGCAGCCGGACAATCTCGGCGCGCTGGCAAAGATCGACGACATGCACCCGAAAACCGTGCGCCAGGACGGCGAGTTTCTGCTAGATCTGATCAAACGGTCCGGCAGCGTGCCGCCTGAGCAATGGCCTCAGGCGTTGCCCGAACCTTTGCCGATCGACGCCGCGACCCTGCTCAAAAGCCTTCGTGCGTTGGGTCAACGCTACGCCGAGCAACTGGACATGGCGCCAGAACTGATGCTGCGCAAGAAAACCCTAGAAGCACTGCTCAAGAGCGGTTATCCCGACGGGCCTTATCAATTGCCAGAGTCGTTGCGCGGCTGGCGTCGCGACCTGATGGGCCAGGCGCTGCTCGACCACCTGGCCGGTACCGGAGAACAGTCTTGA
- a CDS encoding YcgL domain-containing protein, whose protein sequence is MKRICSIYRSTKKNEMYLYVLKSDVLKRVPVELMVAFGTPHHAFDLVLSPERQLSREDIHKVLENLDKQGYHLQMPPAEDEYIEHLPEELLRRNDPM, encoded by the coding sequence TTGAAGCGTATTTGTTCGATCTATCGCAGCACCAAGAAAAACGAAATGTACCTGTACGTGCTGAAAAGCGACGTACTCAAGCGTGTTCCGGTTGAGCTGATGGTCGCCTTCGGTACGCCGCATCACGCGTTCGATCTGGTGCTCAGCCCGGAGCGGCAACTCTCCCGGGAAGACATCCACAAGGTTCTGGAGAACCTCGACAAGCAGGGTTATCACCTGCAGATGCCGCCGGCTGAAGACGAATACATCGAGCACTTGCCGGAAGAGCTGCTGCGTCGCAACGATCCGATGTGA
- a CDS encoding D-2-hydroxyacid dehydrogenase yields the protein MRVLIAEHDYPIYTQLLRQAAPELEVMSTGDSAELSRLAADCPVWLGQPDLLANLLRQGHTPQWLQSTWAGVTPLLVDSLSRDYRLTRAVGIFGQVMAEFVLTYMLGHEREVLARLMSQVERKWDNRASQSLAGRKVLIVGAGDIGLSVAQFLTPFGVQVYGIASQARTQAPFVEVAAMADLDRLVGEVDYVINLLPNTPETHDLFDAKLFAKFKPTGLFINVGRGVAVVDADLVEALKEGHLAGAVIDVCRQEPLPQRHPFWTAWGLLLTGHSAAPTSPTAMVELFVANLKAFEAGEALRGEVDFSRGY from the coding sequence ATGCGCGTTCTGATTGCTGAACACGATTACCCTATTTACACCCAATTGCTGCGCCAGGCTGCTCCGGAACTTGAAGTCATGAGTACCGGCGACTCGGCTGAATTGTCGCGATTGGCGGCCGATTGTCCGGTCTGGCTGGGTCAGCCTGATCTGCTGGCCAACCTGCTCCGTCAAGGCCATACCCCGCAATGGCTGCAATCGACCTGGGCGGGCGTCACGCCGCTGCTGGTCGACAGCCTGAGCCGCGATTATCGTCTGACCCGTGCCGTGGGCATTTTCGGTCAGGTGATGGCTGAATTCGTCCTGACCTACATGCTCGGCCATGAACGCGAAGTGTTGGCGCGCCTGATGAGTCAGGTCGAACGCAAGTGGGACAACCGCGCCAGTCAGAGCCTGGCAGGTCGCAAGGTGTTGATCGTTGGCGCTGGCGACATCGGCCTGAGCGTTGCGCAATTCCTTACACCCTTTGGCGTGCAGGTCTATGGCATTGCGTCCCAGGCCCGCACCCAGGCGCCATTCGTCGAAGTGGCAGCCATGGCGGATCTGGACCGTCTGGTGGGCGAGGTGGATTACGTGATCAATCTGCTGCCGAACACGCCAGAGACCCACGACCTGTTCGATGCCAAGCTGTTCGCCAAATTCAAGCCGACCGGTTTGTTCATCAATGTCGGACGCGGCGTTGCCGTGGTTGACGCTGATCTGGTCGAGGCATTGAAGGAAGGGCATCTGGCTGGCGCGGTCATCGACGTCTGCCGTCAGGAGCCACTGCCCCAGCGCCATCCGTTCTGGACTGCCTGGGGTTTGCTGCTGACCGGACACAGCGCCGCGCCGACCTCGCCGACGGCCATGGTCGAGTTGTTCGTCGCCAACCTGAAGGCTTTCGAAGCGGGTGAAGCGTTGCGTGGGGAAGTGGATTTCTCGCGGGGGTATTAA